GTTGACTGAAGTTGGCATCTCCTCTGCCGAAGACCTTCAGGACATTGGCGCTGATGCCGCCTATTCGCGACTCTTGGAAGCGGGCGCCCGGCCGCATTTCATCGTTTATTATGTGCTGCACATGGCGCTGCAAGGGCGGCCATGGAACGACTGCAAAGGCAAAGAAAAACAAGACCTTCGCGTGCGTTTTGATGCTTTGAAAGCCACGAAACATGACAAGGGCCGCACTCAGCTTGAGGCGGCCCTTGATGCAATTGGTGTGATCAAGCCAAAGGCCTGACGTCTGGCGATTTAGCCTACGAGTTCAAGACCCGAGAAGAAGAACGCGATTTCTTCTGCTGCTGTTTCTGGCGCGTCTGAGCCGTGAACTGAGTTCTCACCGATTGAAAGAGCAAACTCTTTACGGATCGTGCCCTCGGCCGCGTCCGCAGGGTTTGTTGCGCCCATAACTTCACGGTTCTTCGCAATAGCGTCTTCACCTTCGAGAACCTGAACAACGATTGGCTCAGAAATCATAAATTCGCAAAGCTCCCCAAAGAACGGACGCTCTGAGTGAACACCGTAAAACTGCTGCGCTTGTGCAAGCGTCAATTGGATACGCTTTGAAGCAACGATGCGCAGGCCAGCGGCCTCGAACTTTGCTGCAATCTGACCTGTGAGGTTGCGCTTGGTTGCGTCTGGCTTGATGATTGAGAATGTGCGTTGAATGGCCATGTGTTTAAGGCTCCTATTGCTGTGCTACGTGTTAATTTGGCGCCCTGCTATCACGGGGCATCCGCTTTGAAAAGCGAATGTTAAACGCGCTCAAGCTGAGCAATCCAAAGCACAGCCAGAAGCCCAAGCCCAGAGCTCGCCGCCATAAGCCCAAGCAATACATAGGCCCCAAGCGGACCTCCCGCGAGCGCGCCGGTCAGCGCCGTTGCCCCTGCCCCTCCAAGAATAGTAATGGCACCTGACAGGCCCGAGGCACTGCCAGCCAACCGAGGATTGACCGACATCACCCCTGCGTTGGCAGCCGGTAAAGTCAGCCCGTTGCCAAGACCAACAAAAATTGCTCCAGCAAACATCACCCAGAAATTCATCGCACCAAGGGCCATAATACAAATGATAACCAGCGGGCCAAACGTCGCCGAAAGCCGTCCCCACAGCATGAGTCGAAGCATGGGAATACGGCCCGACAACCGCCCCGTCAGGAAATTTCCGAGCATGAAGCCTGCAGATATTGAGCCAATGCCAATGCCAAGCTGTGACGGCGTCAGACCAAAGAGGCCCTCCCCAACAAGAGCCGCCCCACCAAGAAAAGCGTAGAAGCCACCGACTGAGCCAATCAGACACAAGCAATAGGCCCAGAAAACCTTGCTTTTGAAAAGCTCTGGATAGGAACGGAACTGAGCAGTGAAACTGTCGGACGGAGTGAGATTCGTCTCGGCGAGATCGTGCCATGAAAGAGCAAACATGAGCGCACCCATGATCGCATAGGCGATGAAATTTGCCCGCCAGCCAAATGTTTCTCCGAGAAAGCCGCCCAACACAGGCCCCATCAACGGCGCAAGCGCCATTGCGGTTCCGATCATACCCAAGAGCCGAGCGGCTTCTTGCGGCGGCGCTATATCGCGCACAACTGCGCGGCTTAGGACCATGCCCGAAATGACAGCACCTTGTAGCATTCGAAGCGCGAGAAACAGCCAGACATTGCTTGCAAAATAACACCCCACAGACGCCACAGTAAAAATCGCCATTCCCGCAAGGATAACAGGCCTACGGCCATACATATCTGACAAAGGACCAATGATCAGCTGAAGCGCTGAAGATACGACCATATATCCTCCAACGGCCACGGAGATGACAGCGTAGCTCACCTCAAAACTGCTCGCCATCTGAGCGAGCGCCGGCAAAAACATATTGAGCGACAAGACCGAAATCGCCGTGAGGAGAATAAGAGTAATTAGCTTGGGTTGGCGCAGGCCCGTTTCGGAAATCATTATTTTGTTAACCTGTGTTCTAATGCACAAGCGTTACGCCCCTTTTGATCTTCCCACAAGCCTTGTGGTGATGACGTTTCAGCACTGGCAAGGTGCGCACGGCTCTGCTAAGCCGCAAAAATGCTCAAGCTAGAAAACATATCTTATTCAGTCGCAGGCCGAAACCTCATCGAGGATGCTTCGGTCTCTATCCCAACAGGTCACAAAGTTGGCCTTGTGGGGCGCAACGGCACAGGCAAGACAACGCTCTTTCGCGTAATCCGAGGCGAGTTGCCGCTGGATACTGGTTCTTTTAGTCTGCCCTCACGCGCCCGCATTGGCGGCGTGGCCCAAGAAGTGCCGGGCAATGAAGTGTCTTTGCTGAACACAGTCCTTGCAGCGGACGTTGAGCGCGCAACACTGCTGGCCGATACAAGCACCGACCCCGCGCGGATCGCCGAGGTGCAGACGCGCCTTGCTGACATCGATGCATGGAGCGCCGAAGCCCGCGCCTCAACGATTCTGCGAGGCCTTGGCTTTACGGCCGATGAAATGCACGAGCCTTGCTCAGCTTTCTCTGGTGGCTGGCGGATGCGCGTAGCGCTGGCTGCGGTGTTGTTTTCCGAGCCTGACCTGCTGTTACTGGATGAACCGACCAACTACCTTGACCTTGAGGGCGCGCTTTGGCTTGAGAGCTACTTGGCGAAATATCCTCATACCGTTCTAATTGTCAGCCACGATCGCGGCCTGCTCAATCGAGCCGTTGGCGCAATTCTGCACTTGGAAGACAAGAAGCTCACGCTCTATCAAGGCAACTACGACACATTTGCAGAGACGCGCGCAGCAAGGATCGCTGTGGCCGCCTCCGAAAACCGCAAGATCGAAGCTCGCAAAGCCCACCTCCAAAGCTTTGTTGACCGCTTCCGCGCGAAAGCCTCTAAAGCCGTTCAGGCGCAATCGCGTATCAAGGCCATTGCCAAGCTCAAACCGATTACAACACCTCAGGAAGCCGCGCTTAAGCGCTTCACCTTCCCCTCGCCTGAAGAGCTCTCTCCGCCAATCATCCGGGTAGAAGGCGGCGCCGTGGGCTATGATGGTAAGGCAATCCTCTCAAATCTCGACCTAAGGATTGACCAGGACGACCGCATCGCACTGCTGGGGCGCAACGGCGAAGGCAAATCAACGCTCTCAAAGCTCTTGTCTGGCCGACTTGAGCTCATGAAGGGGCAAATGGTCACCTCATCAAAGCTGCGCGTTGGCTTCTTCGCCCAGCATCAGGTCGATGAGCTCTTCATTGACGAAACTCCAATTGATCACATCCGCCGCCTGCGCCCAACCGAAACGCCTGCGCGCCTGCGCGCTCGCCTCGGCGGCTTCGGTATTGGTGCCGAGCAGGCCGAAACGCTTGTGGGCAAACTCTCAGGCGGACAAAAAGCACGGCTCTCCTTGATGCTGGCGACAATTGACGCGCCACATCTTCTCATCCTCGATGAACCGACAAACCACCTTGATATCGAAAGCCGCGAAGCCTTGGTTGAGGCACTCACGGCCTATACTGGCGCGGTTATTCTTGTCAGCCACGACATGCACCTGCTCAGCCTCGTGGCTGATCGCCTCTGGCTCGTAAAAGACGGTGCAGTGAAGCCCTATGAGGGCGATCTAGAGAGCTATCGTGCGCTTTTGCTGGGGGCTCCTGAGAAAAAATCAGACAAAAAGACAGAAACGCAAAAAGCTCCAAAGCCAAAGCGTGCGCCACGGTTGTCCGTGCTCGAGCTGCGCGCTGAAGTGCGCAAATGCGAAGAACGCGTTGAAAAGCTCGA
This genomic window from Lentibacter algarum contains:
- a CDS encoding TfoX/Sxy family protein, with translation MRTPVSSLRNIGPAMELSLTEVGISSAEDLQDIGADAAYSRLLEAGARPHFIVYYVLHMALQGRPWNDCKGKEKQDLRVRFDALKATKHDKGRTQLEAALDAIGVIKPKA
- the ndk gene encoding nucleoside-diphosphate kinase; protein product: MAIQRTFSIIKPDATKRNLTGQIAAKFEAAGLRIVASKRIQLTLAQAQQFYGVHSERPFFGELCEFMISEPIVVQVLEGEDAIAKNREVMGATNPADAAEGTIRKEFALSIGENSVHGSDAPETAAEEIAFFFSGLELVG
- a CDS encoding multidrug effflux MFS transporter, with amino-acid sequence MISETGLRQPKLITLILLTAISVLSLNMFLPALAQMASSFEVSYAVISVAVGGYMVVSSALQLIIGPLSDMYGRRPVILAGMAIFTVASVGCYFASNVWLFLALRMLQGAVISGMVLSRAVVRDIAPPQEAARLLGMIGTAMALAPLMGPVLGGFLGETFGWRANFIAYAIMGALMFALSWHDLAETNLTPSDSFTAQFRSYPELFKSKVFWAYCLCLIGSVGGFYAFLGGAALVGEGLFGLTPSQLGIGIGSISAGFMLGNFLTGRLSGRIPMLRLMLWGRLSATFGPLVIICIMALGAMNFWVMFAGAIFVGLGNGLTLPAANAGVMSVNPRLAGSASGLSGAITILGGAGATALTGALAGGPLGAYVLLGLMAASSGLGLLAVLWIAQLERV
- a CDS encoding ABC-F family ATP-binding cassette domain-containing protein, translated to MLKLENISYSVAGRNLIEDASVSIPTGHKVGLVGRNGTGKTTLFRVIRGELPLDTGSFSLPSRARIGGVAQEVPGNEVSLLNTVLAADVERATLLADTSTDPARIAEVQTRLADIDAWSAEARASTILRGLGFTADEMHEPCSAFSGGWRMRVALAAVLFSEPDLLLLDEPTNYLDLEGALWLESYLAKYPHTVLIVSHDRGLLNRAVGAILHLEDKKLTLYQGNYDTFAETRAARIAVAASENRKIEARKAHLQSFVDRFRAKASKAVQAQSRIKAIAKLKPITTPQEAALKRFTFPSPEELSPPIIRVEGGAVGYDGKAILSNLDLRIDQDDRIALLGRNGEGKSTLSKLLSGRLELMKGQMVTSSKLRVGFFAQHQVDELFIDETPIDHIRRLRPTETPARLRARLGGFGIGAEQAETLVGKLSGGQKARLSLMLATIDAPHLLILDEPTNHLDIESREALVEALTAYTGAVILVSHDMHLLSLVADRLWLVKDGAVKPYEGDLESYRALLLGAPEKKSDKKTETQKAPKPKRAPRLSVLELRAEVRKCEERVEKLERMRARMDEMLADPTLYSERKHAVPELQRKDGELKVALKRAEALWEGAIAKLEAAEA